From a single Nicotiana tomentosiformis chromosome 2, ASM39032v3, whole genome shotgun sequence genomic region:
- the LOC104091036 gene encoding L-ascorbate oxidase homolog yields the protein MGKVALFYLICGILVFGSVSVVKAEDAYRYFTWTATYGTASPLGVPQQIILINGQFPGPKLDLVTNENVILNLINKLDEPLLLTWNGIKQRKNSWQDGVLGTNCPIPPNSNYTYKFQMKDQIGSYTYFPSTQLHRAVGGFGALNIYARSVIPVPYAKPAGDFSLLIGDWYKSSHKVLRQILDSGKSLPFPSGLLINGQKQSTFTGDQGKTYMFRISNVGLKNTFNFRIQGHKMRVVEVEGSHVIQSLYDSLDVHVGQSMSVLVTLDQPPKDYYIVASTRFTRTVLTATAVLHYSNSKASVSGPMPSAPAGQMHWSMLQARTFRWNLTENAARPNPQGTFHYGKITISRTFVLANSAPLINGKLRYAVNRVSYVNPDTPLKLADHFNIPGVFSLNSIQTFPSDGSPYLATAVFPASHHDFIEIVFQNNEATMQSWHLDGYDFWVVGFGSRTWTQASRNKYNLVDAPTRHTTQVYPKSWTAILVSLDNQGMWNLRSAMWDRQYLGQQVYLRVYNPTQSLANEYDIPTNALLCGKAVGRHP from the exons ATGGGGAAAGTTGctcttttttatttgatttgtggTATCTTGGTTTTTGGGAGCGTCTCTGTGGTGAAAGCAGAGGATGCTTATAGATATTTTACATGGACTGCTACTTATGGAACTGCTTCTCCCCTTGGTGTTCCTCAGCAG ATAATCCTGATCAATGGTCAATTTCCTGGTCCAAAACTTGATCTTGTCACTAATGAGAATGTAATCCTTAACCTTATTAATAAGTTGGACGAGCCTCTTCTATTGACATG GAACGGAATCAAACAAAGGAAGAACTCATGGCAAGATGGAGTTTTGGGAACTAATTGTCCcattcctccaaattcaaattacacttacaagttccaaatgaaagACCAAATTGGAAGCTATACATACTTCCCTTCAACTCAATTGCACAGAGCTGTTGGAGGTTTCGGAGCACTAAACATATATGCAAGATCAGTAATCCCAGTTCCATATGCTAAACCTGCTGGAGATTTCAGTTTACTTATTGGTGATTGGTACAAGAGCAGCCATAAG GTATTGCGGCAAATATTGGACTCAGGGAAGTCTCTTCCTTTTCCAAGTGGCCTCCTTATAAACGGACAGAAGCAGTCTACCTTCACTGGCGATCAAG GAAAAACATACATGTTCAGGATCTCTAATGTAGGTTTGAAAAATACCTTTAACTTCAGAATTCAGGGCCACAAGATGAGAGTCGTCGAGGTTGAAGGATCCCATGTGATTCAGAGCCTCTATGATTCTCTTGATGTCCATGTTGGTCAATCTATGTCCGTCCTTGTTACTTTGGATCAGCCTCCAAAGGACTACTACATTGTTGCTTCCACAAGGTTCACAAGGACTGTTCTTACTGCTACTGCAGTTCTCCACTACTCTAACTCTAAGGCGTCTGTTTCTGGACCCATGCCATCTGCTCCCGCTGGTCAAATGCACTGGTCTATGTTGCAAGCCAGAACATTCAG GTGGAATCTTACAGAAAATGCAGCTAGACCAAATCCTCAGGGTACATTCCACTATGGTAAAATTACAATATCAAGGACTTTTGTGCTGGCTAACTCTGCACCTCTTATCAATGGGAAGCTGAGATATGCTGTGAATAGGGTCTCTTATGTTAATCCTGATACTCCACTAAAGCTTGCTGATCATTTCAACATCCCCGGAGTCTTCAGCTTGAACTCCATTCAAACTTTTCCCTCTGATGGTTCTCCTTACCTAGCTACAGCTGTGTTTCCAGCTTCTCACCATGATTTCATCGAAATCGTTTTCCAAAACAATGAGGCTACTATGCAATCTTGGCATCTTGATGGCTATGACTTCTGGGTCGTCGG TTTTGGATCTCGCACATGGACTCAAGCAAGTAGAAATAAGTACAATCTTGTTGATGCTCCTACTAGACATACTACACAG GTTTATCCAAAATCCTGGACTGCTATATTGGTATCATTGGACAACCAAGGAATGTGGAATTTGAGGTCAGCAATGTGGGATAGGCAATATCTTGGACAACAGGTGTACCTCAGGGTCTACAACCCAACCCAAAGTCTAGCTAATGAATATGACATACCTACTAATGCTCTTCTATGTGGCAAAGCTGTTGGTCGACATCCTTAA